Sequence from the Cherax quadricarinatus isolate ZL_2023a chromosome 97, ASM3850222v1, whole genome shotgun sequence genome:
AATTGGCAGGTCGAGGTCGTCTGAGGGGAATCCTTCGCTTGATAGATGTAGGTTGAACCGGTGCtgcggtggtagttgtgggtggtggtagtggtacctcaGCACCATAGTCGTACACTGCACCATCAGTGTAGTCAGTGTAGTCAGTGTAGTCCTCAGGGCCACcctgggggggtggtggtggtggtgggggggtagtggtggtggttggtggttgtggtcgGAAGCGTCGCTTTGGAACCGTGCTGGGGGGGGAGGGGTACGGAAAATGTTGATTTAGACAATTTTGATTTAGAAAATGTTGACTTAGACAATGCTGATTAGAAAATGTTGATTTTGGACAACTTTGATTTAGACAACTTTGATTTAGAAAAATTTGTTTTTGACAAGTGTCATTACTCAAAAAATTTTGATACAAACTGTTTTGATTTAGAAGATTATTGTAATTTAGACAATTATCTGGAAATATTACAGTAGttatatatatgtcaaatgaaCTAACTTCATTTTACCCCCATTTAACCTCATTTTAACCTTCTACCATCATTTTAACCTCATTTTAACTtcatttaacttcattttacCCTCATTTAACCTCATTTTAACCTTCTACCATCATTTTAACCTCATTTTAACTtcatttaacttcattttacCCTCATTTAACCTCATTTTAACCTTCTACCATCATTTTAACCTCATTTTAACTtcatttaacttcattttacCCTCATTTAACCTCATTTTAACCTTCTACCATCATTTTAACCTCATTTTAACTTCATTTAACTTCATTTTAACCtcatttaacttcattttacttcATTTTAAGCTCATTTAACCTTATTTTAACCTCATTTAGCTCTCATTTAGCCTAATTTTAACTTCATTTTAACTTCATTTTAACTTCATTTTAACTTCATTTTAACTTCATTTTAACTTCATTTTAAACTCATTTTACTCTCATTTAACCTCTAATCTCATTTTAACAGTATTTACTTGCGTGGGGCGCCAGCAGTGAGCGACGGGGGTGACACGTCACCGTCCTGGGACACCAGTTCTTCTTGTCTAAGATAGATAGACGAAATACAGTGtagattaattattattattattattattattattaatattattattattctcccagtctgggtcttttccagatggtgacctggtcttggctccctgtcttggtagtgtctcagaccaatgtctgccatggaaggaggtacaagtacctcctcatcttctgggaccaactgtccacaggcctagccccattccccgttctcaggggctcgtagggagaagctacgCCGCTGGTCggccatcttccccgccccagggaGGCTCGTGGGAGTGGCAGTCTTctttaattatcattattattattactattattattatggagtCTGATGACTCTCATCTAAGTCACAAAATGTCAAGGCAGTGTCTAGGACATCTCTCCTAGCCTAGTCTTCAAAACCATGTTGAGTTGGGCCCAGAAGCTATAACTTGACCCCTGGGAACCCCACTGGATGAGTATATGAGTTTAAGCCTTTAAGTCTTTAAGTCTTTAAGCCCCATTAACTAGTCTTattgaccctggtgtagtagatagactttaaacctcattaaccaaccaatctaaatgactctggtgtagtagatagactttaaactccattaaccaaccaacactTACCTTCTAGCTGGTAGTTTACCAGCTTtgcgaacagtagcagcagctggtgcaacagcagctggtgcagcagcagctggggcaGCAGTAACCCCACGTGCCCTAGAGGGTCTGGGTTGGGTTTGCAGTAGTTTTGGGTCCACATGGAACCTCTCTTGAATGCTGGGTACGTCATACCCACTAGCCAGGGCAGCTGCCAGGATATCTACACTGACACGGCCGTCAGTGGCTGTCAGCGTGTTGAAATAGTCTTCAAAATAGGCAGTGTAGTAGTCAGCACTGTCAGGAAGACAAGATCACTTTAGAATGATGGAACAATAGTAtcataacagtagtagtaatagtagcagcacgGCAACAAGCTGTACGACTAACTTACCACTCTGGAACTGCCTGAGGGGCGTCACAGCCTGCCAACTTACCACTCTGGAACTGCCTGAGGGGCGTCACAGACTGCCAACTTACCACTCTGGAACTGCCTGAGGGGCGTCACAGCCTGCCAACTTACCACTCTGGAACTGCCTGAGGGGCGTCACAGACTGCCAACTTACCACTCTGGAACTGCCTGAGGGGCATCACAGCCTGGCAACTTACCACTCTGGAACTGCCTGAGGGGCGTCACAGACTGCCAACTTACCACTCTGGAACTGCCTGAGGGGCGTCACAGACTGCCAACTTACCACTCTGGAACTGCCTGAGGGGCATCACAGACTGCCAACTTACCACTCTGGAACTGCCTGAGGGGCATCACAGACTGCCAACTTACCACTCTGGAACTGCCTGTGGGGCGTCACAGCCTGCCAACTTACCACTCTGGAACTGCCTGTGGGGGGTCACAGCCTGCCAACTTACCACTCTGGAACTGCCTGAGGGGCGTCACAGCCTGCCAACTTACCACTCTGGAACTGCCTGAGGGGCGTCACAGCCTGCCAACTTACCACTCTGGAACTGCCTGAGGGGCATCACAGCCTGCCAACTTACCACTCTGGAACTGCCTGAGGGGCGTCACAGACTGCCAACTTACCACTCTGGAACTACCTATGGGGCGTCACAGCCTGCCAACTTACCACTCTGGAACTGCCTGAGGGGCGTCACAGCCTGCCAACTTACCACTCTGGAACTGCCTGAGGGGCGTCACAGACTGCCAACTTACCACTCTGGAACTGCCTGAGGGGCGTCACAGGCTGCCAACTTACCACTCTGGAACTGCCTGAGGGGCATCACAGGCTGCCAACTTACCACTCTGGAACTGCCTGAGGGGCATCACAGCCTGCCAACTTACCACTCTGGAACTGCCTGAGGGGCATCACAGGCTGCCAACTTACCACTCTGGAACTTCCTGTGGGGCGTCACAGGCTGCCAACTTCGAGTTGAAGACTTGACCAAAGGCACAGCCGTTCCTGCGAGGATTGACTCCACTGATACAGACATAGAAGTACTGACAGTCTGTTGGATCAGCATACCGGGGATGGGAGACAGCAATGTCATCTGTCACCTTAGGACAGTCGAACTCAGCTATCACTGTAGGAGAGACAGAAATTGTTGACTATGATATACATATACCTTAGACCACTTAGCCATCAGTGTTACATACATCAGGTACCCAGTAACActtgggagttgaatgatagctctaggtcatTCGTCttgcaatcaatacatcaggagcttgcaatgttgcagtaaATAGGACGTCCTCTTGTCTGCTACACTGCaacctcctgatgtgttgattataacacgaaaggcctagagctatcattcaactcccccaggttttacacacacacacacacacacacatatatatatatatatatatatatatatatatatatatatatatatatatatatatatatatatatatatatatatatactgtgtttaTATATTTTGAACTCTGTCTAGTATAAGTCTACCTAGTTTGATGTCTAACTGTTCAAATTCTATATATTTCTAAGTTAAATTACTGGAATGGGATCTGTTTCAAAATCTATATACTTAAAACACATCTATGTTGATGTCTATCTACTCAAAATGCATCTATTACAAAGACACCTTTCTCTAGGTGACTGTGTTGCAACATACCATCAGAGGAGCAGCCTTGTCTGGCTGCAACATCCGGCCAGACACAATTATGGCTGTCCAGCCCATAGACCAGACCCTCTGGACAGGTCACCAGGTTACCCGTCCCTGCATTGCAGAAATAAAATTTGTTGCAGACTGTCTCATCTGGGTGCTGGAAGTACCCATTCTGGCGTGGGCACACGTCTGTAGGCTGGGCAGGCTCTGTGGGGGATGAAAGGATTTAATAGGCCTAGGGTTGTGTTCTGAGTAGGCTGATAGCTTTAGattagcatggtccagtagacctactgtagtgttgaatctacctagcatggtccagtagacctaatGTAGTGATGACCCTatctagcatggtccagtagacctactgtagtgttgaacctacctagcatggttcagtagacctactgtagtgtttaacctacctagcatggtccagtagacctactgtagtgttgaacctatctagcatggtccagtagacctactgtagtgttgaacctacctagcatggtccagtagacctaatGTAGTGATGACCCTatctagcatggtccagtagacctaatGTAGTGATGACCCTATCTAGCATGCTCCAATAGACCTACCCATGCCACTCAGCCCAAGTAGACACACAGACAATACTCACGTAGTTTAGGCCTGCCAGTACAGTCGACAGATGAAATATAATCGCATTTCTCGATCCGGGGGTTCAAGTCTACAAAGGCCAGACCGTCTGCACACATCTTCTCAGTCAGGACATTGTCGACACACTCGTAGTACCTATCACATTGTTCTGCGTCAGCGAAGAACCCATCAGGTGCTGGACATTCAGGTACCACGCCCTGAGCTTCGACTGAAATCAGAGATTTTGTGATTACATGTTGAGTACAAGAGTGTGTATATGAGTACATGTTGAGTACGAGGGTGTGTATATGAGTACATGTTGAGTACGAGGGTGTGTATATGAGTACATGTTGAGTACGAGGGTGTGTATGTGAGTACATGTTGAGTACGAGGGTGTGTATATGAGTACATGTTGAGTACGAGGGTGTGTATGTGAGTACGTGTTGAGTACGAGGGTGTGTATGTGAGTACATGTAATAGATAGTCTTCAAACCCCATGAATCAGCTTACACATCTCAAGGATTTTAATCCTGTTATCCTTCAAGGATATCTTCCTGGCAATGAGGACCTCTCCTTTGTTCCAGGAAGCTGTGGCAGTAACTCAAATTCCTAGGATCAAAAGCCTTTCCTAGAAAATGATGcactatttatatatacatagtgTGTGTTTGTTAAATCCCTGCAGAAATCCTACTACAAATCCCACTTGCAACACAAATCCCTTACGG
This genomic interval carries:
- the LOC128705009 gene encoding protein obstructor-E — encoded protein: MWVLLVACVCTLVTVEAQGVVPECPAPDGFFADAEQCDRYYECVDNVLTEKMCADGLAFVDLNPRIEKCDYISSVDCTGRPKLQPAQPTDVCPRQNGYFQHPDETVCNKFYFCNAGTGNLVTCPEGLVYGLDSHNCVWPDVAARQGCSSDVIAEFDCPKVTDDIAVSHPRYADPTDCQYFYVCISGVNPRRNGCAFGQVFNSKLAACDAPQEVPECADYYTAYFEDYFNTLTATDGRVSVDILAAALASGYDVPSIQERFHVDPKLLQTQPRPSRARGVTAAPAAAAPAAVAPAAATVRKAGKLPARRQEELVSQDGDVSPPSLTAGAPRNTVPKRRFRPQPPTTTTTPPPPPPPPQGGPEDYTDYTDYTDGAVYDYGAEVPLPPPTTTTAAPVQPTSIKRRIPLRRPRPAN